A single window of Intrasporangium calvum DSM 43043 DNA harbors:
- a CDS encoding FadR/GntR family transcriptional regulator, protein MPVDAPAHEQPGAGPQAFEKVLHWVDERILTGELEVGAHLPPERELARLLEVSRAAVREAVRTLQAQGVVRSAVGTGATAGTTITSVSAHALTRLLRLHVALANFPLPDVVEVRISLERLSARLAAKHASADQLDELQRQVDAMREPGITRERFNDVDTAFHVGIAAAAGNLLAADMTVAIRESMRLPILDRFRRLDAWEDVVQVLRRDHEAIYAAIVDGRADDAEQAVEAHIRSAWQTLTAADPI, encoded by the coding sequence GTGCCAGTCGACGCGCCCGCCCACGAGCAGCCGGGGGCCGGCCCCCAGGCGTTCGAGAAGGTCCTGCACTGGGTCGACGAGCGGATCCTCACCGGTGAGCTGGAGGTCGGTGCCCACCTCCCGCCCGAGCGCGAGCTGGCGCGGCTGCTCGAGGTGAGCCGGGCAGCCGTCCGCGAGGCGGTCCGGACCCTTCAGGCCCAAGGGGTCGTGCGGTCCGCGGTCGGGACCGGGGCGACGGCCGGCACGACCATCACGTCCGTCTCGGCCCATGCGCTGACCCGCCTGCTCCGGCTGCACGTGGCCCTCGCGAACTTCCCCCTGCCTGACGTCGTCGAGGTGCGGATCAGCTTGGAGCGGTTGAGCGCTCGCCTCGCCGCCAAGCATGCGTCGGCCGACCAGCTGGACGAGCTGCAGCGGCAGGTCGACGCGATGCGCGAGCCCGGGATCACCCGTGAGCGGTTCAACGACGTCGACACCGCCTTCCACGTGGGCATCGCCGCGGCCGCCGGCAACCTGCTGGCCGCGGACATGACGGTCGCGATCCGCGAGTCGATGCGGCTGCCGATCCTCGACCGCTTCCGTCGTCTCGACGCCTGGGAGGACGTCGTTCAGGTCTTGCGGCGCGACCACGAGGCGATCTATGCCGCGATCGTGGACGGCCGCGCCGACGACGCCGAGCAGGCCGTCGAGGCGCACATCCGCTCCGCGTGGCAGACCCTCACCGCGGCCGACCCCATCTGA
- a CDS encoding hemolysin family protein has translation MSPLLSLGVGLVVIVLITGATGYFVAQEFAYMAVDRSRLGAQAASGDEVAGRALRVTRRTSFMLSGAQLGITVTGLLVGYVAEPLIGEALGEVLGWSGVPAGVGIAVGTVVALTVSTIVQMLFGELVPKNLAIARSEPVARSLSRSTLVYLKAFGWLIWVFDQASNLLLRALRIEPVHDVEHSATPRDLEHIIARSGQTGDLPPDLTVLLDRILDFPEQDAEHAMIPRTRVDVVHERDEIGTVRQLMATGHSRYPVLDRSGDVVGVVHLDDVLSTDVALVRPVGGLARPPVLVPTMMRLPTVLTELRSTGDKLACVVDEYGGFAGIITLEDLAEELVGEITDEHDPDAPNEPVVDDDGTWVMPGDVHVDEAERALGRELPQGDYETVAGLVIAQLGDLPDVGATVRIELQPDPADLVADDDPRPRFVTAEVLEVERHVPSLLRLTIDDPSTTAPRPEDDR, from the coding sequence ATGAGCCCCCTGCTCTCCCTCGGCGTCGGGCTGGTCGTCATCGTTCTCATCACCGGGGCGACGGGCTACTTCGTCGCCCAGGAGTTCGCCTACATGGCGGTCGATCGCTCGCGCCTCGGCGCCCAGGCCGCGTCGGGCGACGAGGTCGCCGGACGAGCCCTGCGGGTGACCCGCCGAACCTCGTTCATGCTGTCCGGAGCGCAGCTGGGGATCACGGTCACCGGCCTGCTCGTCGGCTACGTCGCCGAGCCGCTCATCGGTGAGGCGCTCGGCGAGGTCCTCGGCTGGAGCGGGGTGCCGGCTGGCGTCGGCATCGCCGTGGGCACCGTCGTCGCACTCACCGTGTCCACCATCGTCCAGATGCTCTTCGGCGAGCTCGTGCCCAAGAACCTCGCCATCGCGCGGTCCGAACCGGTCGCCCGGAGCCTCTCCCGGTCGACGCTCGTCTACCTCAAGGCCTTCGGCTGGCTCATCTGGGTCTTCGACCAGGCCTCCAACCTGCTCCTGCGTGCCCTGCGGATCGAGCCGGTGCACGACGTCGAGCACTCGGCGACCCCGCGGGACCTCGAGCACATCATCGCCCGGTCCGGGCAGACCGGCGACCTACCCCCCGACCTGACCGTGCTGCTGGACCGCATCCTCGACTTCCCCGAGCAGGACGCCGAGCACGCGATGATCCCGCGCACCCGGGTCGACGTCGTGCACGAGCGCGACGAGATCGGCACGGTTCGGCAGCTGATGGCGACCGGCCACTCCCGCTACCCGGTCCTCGACCGCTCCGGCGACGTCGTGGGCGTGGTGCACCTCGACGACGTCCTCTCGACGGACGTTGCGCTCGTCCGTCCCGTCGGGGGGCTCGCCCGCCCTCCGGTGCTCGTCCCGACGATGATGCGCCTTCCCACGGTGCTGACCGAGCTCCGCTCGACCGGCGACAAGCTCGCCTGTGTCGTCGACGAGTACGGCGGCTTCGCCGGCATCATCACCCTCGAGGACCTGGCCGAGGAGCTCGTCGGCGAGATCACCGACGAGCACGACCCCGACGCCCCGAACGAGCCCGTCGTCGACGACGACGGCACGTGGGTCATGCCCGGCGACGTCCACGTCGACGAGGCCGAGCGGGCCCTCGGCCGCGAGCTGCCCCAGGGGGACTACGAGACGGTGGCCGGGCTCGTCATCGCCCAGCTCGGTGACCTGCCGGACGTCGGCGCGACCGTGCGGATCGAGCTCCAGCCCGACCCGGCCGATCTCGTGGCCGACGACGACCCGCGTCCGCGATTCGTCACGGCCGAGGTGCTCGAGGTCGAACGGCACGTGCCCTCGCTGCTGCGACTGACGATCGACGACCCCAGCACCACCGCCCCCCGGCCGGAGGACGACCGATGA
- a CDS encoding LamB/YcsF family protein translates to MGTRRIDLNSDLGESLGTWRLGDDEAMLEIVTSANVACGFHAGDSLTLRRTCARSAERGVVVGAQVGYRDLAGFGRRFIDMDPDELTADVIYQVGALDALCRVAGTRVEYVKPHGALYNAVVTHEEQAAAVVAAVVALDAGLPVLGLPGSAFLRIAAAAGLRTVVEAFADRAYTPEGHLVPRGLPGAVLHDAREVAARMVRLVTDGRVTAIDGTEVQVQADSICTHGDSPGAVELARAVRDALTAEGVEMAPFTR, encoded by the coding sequence ATGGGCACCCGGCGGATCGACCTCAACTCCGACCTCGGCGAGTCGCTCGGCACGTGGCGGCTCGGCGACGACGAGGCGATGCTGGAGATCGTCACGAGCGCCAACGTGGCGTGCGGTTTCCACGCGGGGGACAGCCTGACGCTCCGGCGCACCTGCGCCCGGTCCGCGGAGCGAGGTGTGGTCGTCGGCGCCCAGGTCGGGTACCGCGACCTGGCTGGTTTCGGCCGCCGCTTCATCGACATGGACCCGGACGAGCTGACCGCCGACGTCATCTACCAGGTCGGGGCGCTCGACGCGTTGTGCCGGGTGGCGGGGACCAGGGTGGAGTACGTCAAGCCGCACGGCGCCCTCTACAACGCCGTCGTGACGCACGAGGAGCAGGCCGCGGCCGTGGTCGCCGCGGTCGTGGCGCTGGATGCCGGCCTTCCCGTCCTGGGGCTGCCGGGCTCGGCCTTCCTCCGGATCGCCGCCGCGGCGGGCCTGCGCACCGTCGTCGAGGCGTTCGCCGACCGTGCCTACACGCCGGAAGGGCATCTCGTCCCTCGAGGTCTCCCCGGCGCCGTCCTGCACGACGCGCGGGAGGTGGCGGCCCGGATGGTCCGGCTCGTCACCGATGGGCGGGTCACCGCCATCGACGGGACCGAGGTGCAGGTGCAGGCGGACTCGATCTGCACGCACGGCGACTCGCCCGGTGCGGTCGAGTTGGCCCGGGCGGTCCGGGACGCCCTCACGGCCGAGGGCGTCGAGATGGCCCCCTTCACCAGATAG
- a CDS encoding biotin-dependent carboxyltransferase family protein, translating into MTRHIEIIEPGPLTLVEDLGRVGHLAVGVGRAGAADVGSYRLGGRLVGNVDGAAALEVTFGGLRLRAHGEVVVCLTGAPSPADVDGRVQAHATPFTLRDGQVLSLRMPLSGLRTYVTFRGGLAVPTVLGSASTDTMSGLGPEPVRAGQVFGIGQRTEGLPHVDHAAVAPPPSGTVELAVLPGPRRDWFAEPERLAQAEWIVSGRSDRKGLRLDGEPIERHTEWRDIELPSEGMVRGAIQVPPSGLPVLFLNDHPVTGGYPVIGVVRSAHVDRAAQLQPGQPVRFRWESLHPHRAFPS; encoded by the coding sequence ATGACTCGTCACATCGAGATCATCGAGCCCGGTCCGCTGACCCTCGTCGAGGATCTCGGCCGGGTGGGCCACCTCGCCGTCGGGGTCGGCCGGGCAGGGGCTGCCGACGTCGGCTCCTACCGCCTCGGCGGGCGCCTCGTCGGCAATGTCGACGGCGCCGCAGCCCTCGAGGTCACGTTCGGGGGGCTCCGGCTGCGGGCCCATGGCGAGGTCGTCGTGTGCCTCACGGGCGCCCCGTCGCCCGCAGACGTCGACGGCCGAGTGCAAGCCCACGCGACCCCGTTCACTCTCCGGGACGGGCAGGTCCTCTCGCTCCGTATGCCGCTGAGCGGGCTCCGCACCTACGTGACCTTCCGCGGGGGGCTGGCTGTTCCGACGGTCCTCGGCTCGGCGTCCACCGACACGATGTCCGGACTCGGGCCGGAGCCGGTCCGGGCGGGCCAGGTGTTCGGGATCGGACAGCGCACCGAGGGGCTCCCGCACGTGGACCATGCCGCGGTGGCGCCCCCGCCCTCGGGCACGGTCGAGCTCGCCGTCCTGCCGGGGCCGCGCCGGGACTGGTTCGCGGAGCCCGAGCGGCTGGCGCAGGCGGAGTGGATCGTCTCGGGGCGCAGCGACCGCAAGGGGCTCCGCCTCGACGGGGAGCCGATCGAGCGGCATACGGAATGGCGTGATATCGAGCTGCCCAGCGAGGGGATGGTCCGCGGCGCGATCCAGGTCCCGCCCAGCGGGCTGCCCGTCCTGTTCCTCAACGACCACCCCGTGACCGGGGGCTACCCGGTCATCGGCGTCGTCCGCTCCGCCCACGTCGACCGCGCGGCGCAGCTGCAGCCTGGTCAGCCAGTCCGCTTCCGGTGGGAGAGCTTGCATCCACATCGGGCGTTCCCTTCGTGA
- a CDS encoding LutB/LldF family L-lactate oxidation iron-sulfur protein has protein sequence MTTQPSGPVGASPAAYAPLQETSPTFVGMPKFPKAARAELANAQQRKNLRHATHTIRTKRGNVVREIDDWEALRVAGADLKDEALTHLGDYLEQLESSLTANGAVVHWARDAQEANRIVLDIVQSKHVDEVVKVKSMVTQEIELNEALEAAGINAWETDLAELIVQLGHDRPSHILVPAIHRNRSEIREIFLREMGQVGRPAPADLTDDPPRLAEAARLHLREKFLRAKVGISGANFAIADTGTLVVVESEGNGRMCLTLPETLISVVGIEKVLPTWEDLGPMLQLLPRSSTGERMNPYTTMWSGVHEGDGPQEVHVVLLDNGRSHVLGDRLGRQALRCIRCSACLNVCPVYERTGGHAYGSVYPGPIGAVLNPQLRGTASDIDKSLPYASSLCGACFDACPVRINIPELLVELRGTVVKNAGNTPESAAMKAAAWVLSDPKRLAVAQRAATTAGRLTGGKPLRSIPGLGAWTNARDVPSPPKESFRQWWARERGKGDGR, from the coding sequence ATGACGACCCAACCGAGCGGGCCCGTGGGAGCGAGCCCAGCGGCATACGCCCCCCTGCAGGAGACCTCGCCGACCTTCGTCGGGATGCCGAAGTTCCCCAAGGCGGCCCGGGCGGAGCTGGCCAACGCGCAGCAACGCAAGAACCTGCGCCACGCCACGCACACGATCCGCACCAAGCGCGGCAACGTCGTCCGCGAGATCGACGACTGGGAGGCCCTGCGGGTCGCCGGAGCCGACCTCAAGGACGAGGCACTGACCCACCTCGGCGACTACCTCGAGCAGCTCGAGTCGAGCCTCACCGCCAACGGCGCCGTCGTCCACTGGGCGCGAGATGCGCAGGAGGCCAACCGGATCGTCCTCGACATCGTCCAGTCCAAGCACGTCGACGAGGTCGTCAAGGTCAAGTCGATGGTGACCCAGGAGATCGAGCTCAACGAGGCTCTCGAGGCGGCCGGCATCAACGCCTGGGAGACCGACCTCGCGGAGCTCATCGTCCAGCTCGGCCACGACCGGCCCAGCCACATCCTCGTCCCCGCGATCCACCGCAACCGCAGCGAGATCCGCGAGATCTTCCTCCGCGAGATGGGACAGGTCGGCCGGCCCGCCCCCGCGGACCTCACCGACGACCCACCCCGGCTCGCGGAGGCCGCGCGACTGCACCTGCGGGAGAAGTTCCTGCGCGCCAAGGTCGGCATCTCCGGAGCCAACTTCGCCATCGCCGACACCGGGACGCTCGTCGTCGTCGAGTCCGAGGGCAACGGGCGGATGTGCCTCACCCTGCCCGAGACCCTCATCTCCGTCGTCGGCATCGAGAAGGTGCTGCCGACCTGGGAGGACCTCGGGCCGATGCTCCAGCTGCTCCCCCGGTCGAGCACCGGCGAGCGGATGAACCCGTACACGACGATGTGGAGCGGCGTCCACGAGGGCGACGGACCGCAGGAGGTCCACGTCGTCCTGCTCGACAACGGCCGCAGCCACGTCCTCGGCGACCGGCTCGGGCGACAGGCCCTCCGGTGCATCCGCTGCTCGGCCTGCCTCAACGTGTGCCCGGTCTACGAGCGCACCGGTGGGCACGCCTACGGCTCGGTCTACCCCGGACCGATCGGCGCGGTGCTCAACCCGCAGCTGCGCGGGACCGCGAGCGACATCGACAAGTCGCTGCCGTACGCGTCCAGCCTGTGCGGGGCCTGCTTCGACGCCTGCCCGGTGCGGATCAACATCCCGGAGCTGCTCGTCGAGCTCCGCGGCACGGTGGTGAAGAATGCCGGCAACACCCCGGAGTCCGCGGCGATGAAGGCTGCGGCGTGGGTGCTCTCCGACCCGAAGCGCCTCGCTGTGGCCCAGCGAGCCGCGACGACGGCGGGACGTCTCACCGGCGGCAAGCCGCTGCGCTCGATCCCCGGCCTCGGGGCCTGGACCAATGCCCGTGACGTGCCGTCCCCGCCGAAGGAGTCGTTCCGGCAGTGGTGGGCCCGCGAGCGGGGGAAGGGAGACGGACGATGA
- a CDS encoding cation diffusion facilitator family transporter has product MSALEGTGHGHHDDEHDHDHEHDHEHDHDHEHEHGTGPLAWFREVFRPHSHDSADSVDPALESSAQGIRAVKISLVALLATALAQAVVVVVTGSVALFADTVHNFSDALTAVPLWIAFVLARRPANRSYTYGYGRAEDLAGVFIVAMIALSAVLAGWESVRRLVDPQPLTYPWVVVVAGLIGFAGNELVALYRIRVGRQIGSAALVADGLHARTDGFTSLAVVLGAVGVMVGFPLADPVIGLLITVAILFVLKGAGRDIYRRLMDAVDPALVVLAERTLAATPGVVDVESVRLRWIGHRVHAEAEVSVDPALSVVAGHGIAIEAHHRLLHHIPRLARVSVHVSPAGADGDAQHRLLAHHVDVA; this is encoded by the coding sequence ATGAGCGCCCTCGAAGGGACCGGGCACGGCCACCACGACGACGAGCACGACCACGACCACGAGCACGACCACGAGCACGACCACGACCACGAGCACGAGCATGGGACCGGACCGCTCGCCTGGTTCCGGGAGGTGTTTCGTCCACACAGCCACGACTCTGCGGACTCGGTCGACCCGGCCCTCGAGTCGAGTGCCCAGGGCATCCGGGCGGTCAAGATCAGTCTCGTGGCCCTGCTCGCGACGGCCCTGGCGCAGGCCGTGGTCGTCGTCGTCACGGGTTCGGTGGCGCTCTTCGCGGACACGGTCCACAACTTCTCCGATGCGCTGACCGCGGTGCCTCTGTGGATCGCGTTCGTCCTGGCCCGCCGGCCGGCCAACCGCAGCTACACGTACGGCTACGGTCGGGCCGAGGACCTGGCCGGGGTGTTCATCGTCGCGATGATCGCGCTCTCGGCGGTCCTGGCCGGGTGGGAGTCGGTCCGGCGGCTCGTCGACCCGCAGCCGCTCACCTATCCGTGGGTGGTCGTCGTCGCGGGCCTGATCGGTTTCGCGGGCAACGAGCTCGTCGCGCTCTACCGCATCCGGGTCGGTCGGCAGATCGGGTCGGCCGCCCTCGTCGCAGACGGACTGCACGCCCGCACCGACGGCTTCACCTCGCTCGCGGTCGTCCTCGGCGCGGTGGGCGTGATGGTCGGCTTCCCCTTGGCCGACCCGGTCATCGGCCTGCTCATCACGGTCGCCATCCTCTTCGTCCTCAAGGGTGCCGGACGAGACATCTACCGCCGGCTGATGGACGCCGTCGACCCGGCCCTCGTCGTTCTCGCCGAGCGCACCCTGGCCGCGACCCCCGGCGTCGTCGACGTCGAGTCCGTGCGGTTGCGGTGGATCGGGCACCGCGTGCACGCCGAGGCCGAGGTCTCGGTCGACCCGGCGCTCTCGGTCGTCGCGGGGCACGGGATCGCCATCGAGGCCCACCACCGGCTGCTCCATCACATCCCGAGGCTGGCGCGGGTCTCGGTCCATGTCAGCCCGGCCGGTGCGGACGGCGACGCCCAGCACCGCCTCCTGGCGCACCACGTCGACGTGGCCTGA
- a CDS encoding (Fe-S)-binding protein, which translates to MTAPTPASDLRIALFATCFNDTMWPETPKATVRLLERLGCRVEFPTEQTCCGQMFTNTGYAADALPLVRRFVDVFGDYDAVVAPSGSCVGSVREQHRMIAEGDETLMSRVDEVAPKVYELSEFLVDVLGVTDVGAYFPHRVTYHPTCHSLRMIRVGDRPLQLLRAVRGIDLVELPGAEECCGFGGTFAVKNPDVSIAMGSDKARNVQDTGAEVVVAGDNSCLSHIGGILGRQRSGVRTMHLAEILASTEGDPA; encoded by the coding sequence ATGACCGCGCCGACACCCGCATCGGACCTGCGCATCGCCCTCTTCGCGACGTGCTTCAACGACACGATGTGGCCCGAGACACCGAAGGCCACGGTCCGGCTCCTCGAGCGCCTCGGGTGCCGGGTGGAGTTCCCGACGGAGCAGACGTGCTGCGGGCAGATGTTCACCAACACGGGGTATGCCGCTGACGCCCTTCCGCTCGTCCGCCGGTTCGTCGACGTGTTCGGGGACTACGACGCCGTCGTCGCACCGTCCGGGTCGTGCGTCGGGTCCGTGCGCGAGCAGCACCGGATGATCGCCGAGGGCGACGAGACGCTGATGAGCCGGGTCGACGAGGTCGCTCCCAAGGTCTACGAGCTGTCGGAGTTCCTCGTCGACGTCCTCGGGGTCACCGACGTCGGCGCGTACTTCCCGCACCGGGTCACCTACCACCCGACCTGCCACTCGCTGCGGATGATCCGGGTCGGGGACCGTCCGCTCCAGCTGCTGCGGGCCGTCCGCGGGATCGACCTCGTCGAGCTCCCCGGTGCGGAGGAGTGCTGCGGCTTCGGCGGGACCTTCGCGGTCAAGAACCCGGACGTCTCCATCGCGATGGGCTCCGACAAGGCCCGCAACGTCCAGGACACGGGCGCCGAGGTCGTCGTCGCCGGCGACAACTCGTGCCTCTCCCACATCGGCGGGATCCTCGGCCGGCAGCGGTCCGGCGTGCGCACCATGCACCTGGCCGAGATCCTCGCCTCGACCGAAGGAGACCCGGCATGA
- a CDS encoding CNNM domain-containing protein: MSLPVIITTVVIIALSAFFVAVEFALIAAKRHRLEDAAGSSRAARAALRSANELTLLLAGSQLGITICTLALGAITKPAVHHWLTPALESWGLPLLAADVAGFVLALAIVTFLHLVVGEMAPKSWAIAHPERSATLLALPMRGFMWLTRPVLRSLNSSANAILRRFGVEPSDQIATGQDPEALLHLVEHSANVGALDASYSMQLTSALELETLTVGDLVGPQQAPVMVAPTASAADLRRATLESGHLRILVGTDRAVEGVAHVRDTLAVPSERPVRSVMRPVFTLSPETPVYAALRRMRETSTELAVVTDANGAVGVVTLADMLGRLFPEPEETAATAG; this comes from the coding sequence ATGAGCCTCCCCGTCATCATCACGACCGTCGTCATCATCGCCCTCAGCGCCTTCTTCGTCGCCGTCGAGTTCGCCCTCATCGCCGCGAAACGACACCGTCTCGAGGATGCGGCCGGCTCGAGCCGGGCCGCCCGCGCTGCGCTCCGAAGCGCCAACGAGCTGACCCTGCTCCTCGCGGGGTCGCAGCTCGGCATCACCATCTGCACCCTCGCTCTCGGCGCGATCACCAAACCCGCCGTGCACCACTGGCTCACACCGGCGCTCGAGAGCTGGGGGCTGCCGCTGCTCGCCGCGGACGTCGCGGGTTTCGTCCTGGCGCTCGCCATCGTCACGTTCCTGCACCTCGTCGTCGGAGAGATGGCCCCGAAGTCGTGGGCCATCGCCCACCCCGAGCGGTCGGCCACCCTGCTGGCCCTCCCGATGCGCGGCTTCATGTGGCTGACCCGCCCGGTGCTGCGCTCGCTCAACTCGAGTGCGAACGCGATCCTCCGACGGTTCGGGGTCGAGCCGAGCGACCAGATCGCCACGGGTCAGGACCCCGAGGCGCTGCTGCACCTCGTCGAGCACTCGGCGAACGTCGGGGCCCTCGACGCGAGCTACTCGATGCAGCTGACCAGCGCCCTCGAGCTCGAGACCCTGACCGTCGGAGACCTCGTCGGGCCTCAGCAGGCCCCCGTCATGGTGGCGCCCACGGCCAGCGCGGCGGACCTCCGGCGAGCCACCCTCGAGTCGGGGCACCTGCGGATCCTCGTCGGCACCGACCGAGCCGTCGAAGGGGTCGCCCACGTGCGGGACACGCTGGCGGTCCCCTCGGAGCGGCCGGTCCGGTCCGTCATGCGGCCCGTCTTCACCCTCTCCCCCGAGACCCCGGTCTATGCGGCGCTGCGACGGATGCGCGAGACGAGCACCGAGCTCGCCGTGGTGACCGACGCGAACGGCGCCGTCGGCGTCGTCACCCTGGCCGACATGCTCGGCCGCCTCTTCCCGGAGCCGGAGGAGACCGCGGCCACCGCCGGCTGA
- a CDS encoding L-lactate permease → MTAAALLPTAYQPDIAPVADSLTASALIALLPLLTVFLTLGVLRWKAHWAGLSAVAVAIIVAWLFFEMPVGLAALAATEGAAFGLFPIMWIVFTAIVLYQVTVRSGHFEDLRATFHLISDDPRIQAIIIAFCFGGLLEALAGFGAPVAITGVMLMAVGFSPLRAAAIVLLANTAPVAFGAIGTPIITAGTLTKIPYTEIGAYVGHQTPVIALFVPLLLVLMADGRRGVRQVWPVAVVVGLAFAVFQWFSATYLSVELTDIIASLGALAAAVVFLRFWQPQGREEALDSLQVERERDLALVGAGAPAASRSGSAGGHAAEPLAVDDHHASMAELDARARSLNAGRITMALFPYLLVIVVFAIAKLIPAVKEWLGGTDVKVPWPGLAGEVLTHSGKPSAAATYTFPWLSSPGTMLLICSLIVAFVYGVGLSGWGKEFAATAHKMRFAFLTVASVLALAYVMNLSGQTITIGTWIAGAGAAFAFLSPLLGWIGTAVTGSDTSANALFATLQQTAAQNIGIDPTLLVAANTSGGVVGKMISPQNLTIAATAVGLLGRESDIFRKVVPWSIGLILVVCLLVGLQSSVLAWMLP, encoded by the coding sequence GTGACCGCCGCAGCCCTGTTGCCCACCGCTTACCAACCCGACATCGCCCCGGTCGCAGACAGCCTCACGGCGTCGGCCCTCATCGCGCTCCTGCCCCTGCTGACGGTCTTCCTCACGCTCGGGGTCCTGCGCTGGAAGGCGCACTGGGCCGGCCTGTCCGCCGTCGCGGTCGCGATCATCGTCGCCTGGCTCTTCTTCGAGATGCCCGTCGGCCTGGCCGCCCTCGCCGCGACCGAGGGCGCGGCCTTCGGGCTGTTCCCCATCATGTGGATCGTCTTCACCGCGATCGTGCTCTACCAGGTCACGGTCCGCTCCGGCCACTTCGAGGACCTGCGGGCGACCTTCCACCTCATCTCGGACGACCCGCGGATCCAGGCGATCATCATCGCCTTCTGCTTCGGTGGCCTGCTCGAGGCGCTCGCGGGCTTCGGCGCCCCGGTCGCCATCACCGGCGTCATGCTGATGGCCGTCGGGTTCTCGCCGCTGCGCGCGGCCGCCATCGTCCTGCTCGCCAACACCGCGCCCGTCGCGTTCGGCGCGATCGGCACCCCGATCATCACGGCGGGCACCCTGACGAAGATCCCCTACACCGAGATCGGCGCCTACGTCGGCCACCAGACCCCCGTCATCGCCCTCTTCGTCCCGCTCCTCCTCGTCCTCATGGCTGACGGGCGGCGCGGTGTGCGGCAGGTCTGGCCGGTCGCGGTCGTCGTCGGGCTGGCCTTCGCGGTGTTCCAGTGGTTCTCCGCCACCTACCTGTCCGTGGAGCTCACCGACATCATCGCCTCCCTCGGCGCCCTCGCAGCAGCGGTCGTCTTCCTGCGCTTCTGGCAGCCGCAGGGCCGCGAGGAGGCGCTCGACTCGCTCCAGGTCGAGCGCGAGCGCGACCTCGCCCTGGTCGGGGCCGGCGCCCCCGCCGCCTCCCGGTCCGGATCCGCCGGGGGCCACGCCGCCGAGCCGCTCGCCGTCGACGACCACCACGCCTCGATGGCCGAGCTGGACGCCCGGGCCCGGTCGCTGAATGCGGGTCGGATCACGATGGCGCTCTTCCCCTACCTGCTCGTCATCGTCGTCTTCGCGATCGCCAAGCTCATCCCCGCCGTCAAGGAGTGGCTCGGCGGAACCGACGTCAAGGTCCCCTGGCCCGGGCTCGCCGGCGAGGTCCTGACCCACTCCGGCAAGCCGAGCGCCGCCGCGACCTACACGTTCCCCTGGCTGAGCTCCCCCGGCACCATGCTGCTGATCTGCTCGCTCATCGTCGCGTTCGTCTACGGCGTCGGCCTCAGCGGCTGGGGCAAGGAGTTCGCCGCCACCGCCCACAAGATGCGCTTCGCCTTCCTCACCGTTGCCTCCGTCCTCGCGCTGGCCTACGTGATGAACCTGTCCGGCCAGACGATCACCATCGGCACGTGGATCGCCGGGGCCGGCGCGGCCTTCGCGTTCCTCAGCCCGCTCCTCGGCTGGATCGGCACGGCCGTCACCGGCTCGGACACGAGCGCCAACGCGCTGTTCGCCACGCTCCAGCAGACGGCTGCCCAGAACATCGGCATCGACCCGACGCTGCTCGTCGCCGCCAACACGTCCGGCGGCGTGGTCGGCAAGATGATCAGCCCGCAGAACCTCACCATCGCCGCGACCGCGGTCGGCCTGCTCGGGCGCGAGTCCGACATCTTCCGCAAGGTGGTGCCGTGGAGCATCGGCCTCATCCTGGTCGTGTGCCTCCTCGTCGGGCTCCAGTCCTCGGTCCTCGCCTGGATGCTGCCATGA
- a CDS encoding 5-oxoprolinase subunit B family protein — MTDVRPPIEGAPSPASLHPPVRLLPMGDAAILVETDDIDAVLAIDAALAPFAEAGEGVWAEVDDLVPAARTLLVVARPTTDLTALDRAVRAAAAGARLGQAPGEGRVIEILVRYDGPDLADVAALTGLSPEAVVAAHTATRWRVGFGGFAPGFAYLVGGDPRLEVSRRPDPRTSVPAGSVGLAGKFSGIYPRASPGGWQLIGTTDVVLWDADREPPALLTPGSMVRFVEVGR, encoded by the coding sequence ATGACCGACGTCCGTCCGCCCATCGAGGGAGCACCTTCGCCGGCATCCCTCCACCCGCCAGTGCGCCTCCTGCCCATGGGCGATGCCGCGATCCTCGTCGAGACCGACGACATCGACGCGGTCCTCGCGATCGACGCCGCTCTCGCGCCGTTCGCCGAGGCGGGCGAGGGCGTCTGGGCCGAGGTCGACGACCTGGTCCCGGCCGCGCGCACCCTGCTCGTCGTGGCCCGGCCGACGACTGACCTCACCGCGCTGGACAGGGCGGTCCGGGCCGCGGCCGCCGGGGCACGGCTCGGGCAGGCCCCGGGGGAGGGGCGCGTCATCGAGATCCTGGTCCGGTACGACGGTCCGGACCTGGCCGACGTCGCCGCTCTGACCGGACTGAGCCCGGAGGCCGTCGTCGCCGCGCACACCGCGACCCGGTGGCGAGTCGGGTTCGGCGGCTTCGCCCCCGGCTTCGCCTACCTCGTGGGTGGTGATCCGCGGCTCGAGGTGAGCCGCCGGCCGGACCCGCGGACCAGCGTCCCGGCCGGATCCGTCGGCCTGGCCGGAAAGTTCAGCGGGATCTACCCGCGTGCATCGCCGGGGGGCTGGCAGCTCATCGGAACGACCGACGTCGTTCTCTGGGACGCCGACCGGGAGCCGCCGGCCCTGCTCACGCCGGGCAGCATGGTGCGGTTCGTCGAGGTGGGGCGATGA